One Psychrobacillus glaciei genomic region harbors:
- a CDS encoding gamma-type small acid-soluble spore protein: MCTEVKSMKKNNSKQPNANQYKTPEFASETDVQQVKEQNRQSSQSAQSQSQSKSTEFASETDIQQVKQQNQQAEMKKQKASSSFNQTK, from the coding sequence ATGTGTACGGAGGTGAAATCCATGAAAAAGAATAACAGTAAACAACCAAATGCAAATCAATACAAAACCCCTGAGTTTGCATCTGAAACTGATGTTCAACAGGTAAAAGAACAAAATCGTCAATCATCTCAAAGCGCTCAATCTCAAAGTCAATCCAAATCAACAGAGTTTGCTTCAGAAACTGATATTCAACAAGTAAAACAACAAAACCAACAAGCTGAGATGAAAAAACAAAAAGCTAGTAGTTCTTTTAACCAAACAAAATAA
- the fabL gene encoding enoyl-[acyl-carrier-protein] reductase FabL produces the protein MMTNKVALVTGSSRGLGKAIAIELARNGYDLVVNYARSKTAALETVQEIEALGRKALLVRANVGDVEKLRAMFETIKEEFGQLDVFVSNAASGVLRPIMELEESHWDWTMNINAKAMLFGAQEAAKLMNHGGKILGISSLGSIRYLENYTTVGVSKAAIESITKYLAVELAPKGIIVNTVSGGALDTEALTHFPNREALLEDARVNTPAGRMVEIEDMVKTAMFLLSDDSSMICGQTIIVDGGRSLKL, from the coding sequence ATGATGACAAACAAAGTTGCACTAGTAACAGGAAGTAGTAGAGGATTAGGAAAAGCAATCGCTATCGAGCTTGCAAGGAATGGATACGATCTCGTTGTAAACTATGCAAGAAGCAAAACAGCTGCACTTGAAACGGTGCAAGAGATAGAAGCTCTTGGAAGAAAAGCACTCCTTGTTCGTGCGAATGTTGGAGATGTAGAAAAATTACGAGCAATGTTTGAAACAATTAAAGAAGAATTTGGACAATTAGATGTATTTGTAAGTAATGCGGCTTCTGGCGTGTTACGTCCCATTATGGAACTAGAAGAGTCCCATTGGGATTGGACAATGAATATTAACGCAAAAGCAATGCTTTTTGGTGCACAAGAAGCAGCAAAATTAATGAATCATGGTGGGAAAATTCTTGGAATTAGCTCGCTCGGTTCGATTCGCTACTTAGAAAACTATACAACAGTTGGGGTATCAAAAGCAGCTATAGAATCCATTACAAAATATTTAGCAGTAGAATTAGCTCCAAAAGGAATTATCGTTAACACTGTTTCTGGAGGAGCATTAGATACGGAAGCTTTAACACATTTTCCTAATCGTGAAGCGTTATTAGAGGATGCACGTGTAAATACGCCAGCAGGAAGAATGGTGGAAATAGAGGATATGGTGAAAACTGCCATGTTTTTATTATCCGATGACTCATCTATGATTTGTGGACAAACGATTATTGTTGATGGCGGAAGATCATTAAAATTGTAA
- the mutY gene encoding A/G-specific adenine glycosylase, with protein sequence MNDLYKKQVSNALVSWFEEEKRDLPWRKTKDPYKIWVSEVMLQQTKVDTVIPYYERFLTKYPSLESLANAEEEELLKEWEGLGYYSRARNLQAGVKEVIEEYHGVVPSTRKEISTLKGVGPYTAGAVLSIAYGVPEHAVDGNVMRVLSRLLLIKEDIAKPKSKKIFEEAVMELIDEENPSSLNQGLMELGALICTPTKPKCLLCPVREFCTAFFEGMQEELPIKTSNKKTKLHKMKAVVIETKDGKILLEKRPSKGLLASMWQFPMVELPTTSHTIEELIEHDYQIRIEKGKEIITFKHIFSHLTWEMESYEARLKDDMELPINCKWFTREEIVNQPMPVPVLKIWNAWKERNL encoded by the coding sequence TTGAACGATTTATATAAAAAACAAGTAAGTAATGCCTTAGTCTCTTGGTTCGAAGAAGAAAAACGTGACCTGCCATGGCGAAAAACAAAAGACCCATATAAAATTTGGGTTTCGGAAGTGATGCTTCAACAAACAAAGGTAGATACTGTTATTCCTTATTATGAAAGATTTCTCACAAAATATCCTTCGCTTGAATCACTTGCGAATGCAGAGGAAGAGGAACTGCTGAAAGAATGGGAAGGTTTAGGGTATTATTCAAGAGCTCGGAACTTACAAGCCGGAGTAAAAGAAGTGATAGAAGAATATCATGGTGTCGTTCCATCTACTAGAAAAGAAATATCTACTCTAAAAGGCGTTGGTCCATATACTGCTGGAGCAGTTCTTAGTATTGCATACGGTGTGCCAGAACATGCAGTTGACGGAAATGTAATGCGTGTGCTTTCCCGGCTTTTATTAATAAAAGAAGATATTGCAAAACCAAAATCAAAAAAAATATTTGAAGAAGCTGTGATGGAATTAATCGACGAAGAAAATCCCTCTTCACTCAATCAAGGATTGATGGAGCTTGGTGCATTAATATGTACGCCAACAAAACCCAAATGTCTACTTTGCCCAGTAAGGGAATTTTGCACTGCATTTTTTGAAGGGATGCAAGAGGAATTGCCGATTAAAACGAGTAACAAAAAAACGAAATTACATAAAATGAAGGCAGTAGTCATTGAGACAAAAGACGGAAAAATTTTACTCGAAAAACGTCCTTCTAAAGGTTTACTGGCGAGTATGTGGCAATTTCCGATGGTAGAACTCCCGACTACTTCCCATACAATCGAAGAATTAATCGAGCATGATTACCAAATAAGAATTGAAAAAGGTAAAGAGATAATTACCTTTAAACATATTTTTTCCCATCTAACATGGGAAATGGAAAGTTATGAAGCAAGGTTAAAAGATGATATGGAGTTACCGATAAATTGTAAATGGTTTACAAGAGAAGAAATTGTAAATCAACCGATGCCTGTTCCAGTTTTGAAAATTTGGAACGCATGGAAAGAAAGGAATTTGTAA
- a CDS encoding metal-dependent hydrolase has protein sequence MDTGTHIVMGIALGGLALADPVVASSSITTAAVIAGTIIGSQAPDLDTVLKLRNNAVYIRHHRGITHSIPAVILWPLLISSVIWLFVQDANFLHLWLWTFLAVFLHVFVDIFNSYGTQAIRPFSRKWVALGVINTFDPIIFGLHVVGLLFWMFGANPVPTFLIMYAIIFCYYILRFAVQSAVKNAVKRTIPNAKQIIIAPTMKFFQWRVAANSETYHYVGRAYGRSITIYDKFERVPLPDSELVKAALKDKNLSAFVSFSPIYRWEITELDHIYEVRLIDLRYRSNDYYPFVAVAHLNEKLEIVNSYTGWIFSEDKLRKKLDFMPN, from the coding sequence ATGGATACAGGTACTCATATCGTAATGGGCATTGCCCTTGGAGGATTAGCACTGGCTGATCCAGTTGTTGCAAGTAGCTCCATAACTACTGCTGCAGTTATTGCTGGCACAATTATCGGTTCACAAGCGCCTGATCTAGATACCGTTTTAAAACTACGCAATAATGCGGTGTATATTAGACATCATCGTGGAATTACACATTCCATACCCGCTGTTATTTTATGGCCTTTGCTTATTTCGTCTGTTATATGGTTATTCGTACAAGATGCAAACTTTCTTCATCTATGGCTATGGACCTTTTTAGCTGTTTTTTTGCATGTGTTTGTCGACATTTTTAACTCTTATGGAACCCAAGCTATTCGACCTTTTTCAAGGAAATGGGTAGCACTTGGTGTGATTAATACATTTGATCCGATTATTTTCGGATTGCACGTAGTGGGGCTACTATTTTGGATGTTCGGTGCAAACCCTGTACCTACGTTTCTTATTATGTACGCAATCATCTTTTGCTATTACATATTACGTTTCGCCGTTCAATCTGCGGTTAAAAATGCCGTGAAAAGAACTATTCCAAATGCAAAACAAATAATAATTGCACCTACGATGAAGTTTTTTCAGTGGCGAGTAGCCGCTAATTCAGAAACGTACCATTATGTTGGCAGAGCATACGGTCGATCCATTACGATTTACGATAAGTTCGAACGTGTTCCACTTCCTGACTCGGAATTAGTTAAAGCAGCTTTGAAAGATAAAAATTTAAGCGCTTTTGTTTCTTTTTCGCCTATCTATCGATGGGAAATTACGGAACTTGACCATATATACGAAGTACGCTTAATCGATTTAAGGTATAGAAGTAATGATTACTACCCATTTGTAGCAGTAGCTCATCTAAATGAAAAGTTAGAAATTGTTAACTCGTATACTGGGTGGATATTTAGCGAAGATAAACTGCGTAAGAAACTTGATTTTATGCCTAATTAA
- a CDS encoding YfhJ family protein, protein MQDKIDALTTQLIEKNEQLSASKARTWIELLWSDFESSYARAGYDYKGAAVTEMVIKKWIEGYGDQLHEFASSNEKYKHLLEVDDFLN, encoded by the coding sequence ATGCAAGATAAAATAGATGCATTAACAACACAATTAATTGAAAAAAACGAACAGTTATCTGCCTCGAAAGCACGAACTTGGATTGAGCTTCTTTGGTCAGATTTCGAATCATCCTATGCTCGAGCAGGTTATGATTATAAAGGAGCAGCGGTAACCGAAATGGTTATTAAAAAATGGATTGAAGGCTATGGAGACCAGCTTCATGAATTTGCAAGCTCTAATGAAAAGTACAAGCATCTTCTTGAAGTGGATGATTTTCTAAACTAA
- a CDS encoding YfhH family protein, translated as MSEKKYSEMAEHELRTEIANLKEKARKAEQLGIVNEYAVYERKATMAQAFLTDPASIKPGEMYRISSDPGMFFQVEYLKGRFAWGYRLGGAKYEEALPISLLQPLKEGK; from the coding sequence ATGAGTGAGAAAAAATATAGTGAAATGGCTGAACATGAATTACGAACAGAAATTGCAAATTTAAAAGAGAAAGCCAGAAAAGCAGAACAATTAGGAATTGTAAATGAGTATGCTGTTTACGAAAGAAAAGCAACGATGGCACAAGCATTCTTAACTGATCCAGCTTCTATTAAACCTGGCGAAATGTACCGAATATCTAGTGATCCCGGGATGTTCTTTCAAGTGGAGTACCTTAAAGGAAGATTTGCTTGGGGATATAGATTGGGCGGAGCTAAGTATGAAGAAGCATTACCGATATCTCTACTACAGCCTTTAAAGGAAGGAAAATAA